A portion of the Pithys albifrons albifrons isolate INPA30051 chromosome 1, PitAlb_v1, whole genome shotgun sequence genome contains these proteins:
- the GJA8 gene encoding gap junction alpha-8 protein isoform X2, with protein MGDWSFLGNILEQVNEQSTVIGRVWLTVLFIFRILILGTAAELVWGDEQSDFVCNTQQPGCENVCYDEAFPISHIRLWVLQIIFVSTPSLMYFGHAVHHVRMEEKRKEREEAERRQQAEVDEEKLPLTPNQNKGNNPDGTKKFRLEGTLLRTYIFHIIFKTLFEVGFIVGQYFLYGFRILPLYRCGRWPCPNLVDCFVSRPTEKTIFIMFMLVVASVSLFLNLVEISHLILKRIRRALRRPAEEPLGEVPEKPLPAITVPTIPKAKGYKLLEEEKPVSHYFPLTEVGVEPSPLPSAYNEFEEKIGMGPLEDLSRAFDERLPSYAQEPEELPQEEPGVKKAEEEVVSEEVEGPSAPAELATDMRPLSRLSKASSRARSDDLTV; from the exons ATGGGTGACTGGAGTTTCTTGGGGAACATTTTAGAGCAGGTGAACGAGCAATCCACTGTCATCGGGAGAGTTTGGCTCACAGTGCTCTTCATTTTCCGCATCCTGATCCTGGGAACGGCTGCTGAGCTTGTGTGGGGAGATGAACAGTCAGACTTTGTGTGCAACACCCAACAACCTGGTTGTGAGAACGTCTGCTATGATGAGGCCTTCCCTATCTCCCACATCCGGCTCTGGGTCCTGCAGATCATTTTTGTGTCCACGCCTTCGCTAATGTACTTTGGGCACGCTGTGCACCACGTCCGCatggaggagaagaggaaagagagggaggaagctGAGCGGCGTCAGCAAGCTGAGGTGGATGAAGAGAAGCTGCCCCTGACTCCGAATCAAAACAAAGGCAACAACCCTGATGGAACCAAGAAGTTTCGCTTGGAAGGTACTCTCCTGAGAACATACATCTTCCACATCATTTTCAAAACCCTCTTTGAGGTGGGGTTCATAGTAGGTCAGTACTTTCTGTATGGCTTCCGGATTCTCCCCCTTTACCGCTGTGGGCGGTGGCCCTGTCCCAATCTTGTGGACTGTTTTGTCTCCAGGCCCACGGAGAAGACCATTTTTATTATGTTCATGCTGGTGGTGGCTTCTGTATCCCTCTTCCTCAACCTGGTGGAGATCAGTCACTTGATCTTGAAAAGAATCCGGAGGGCTCTGAGAAGACCAGCAGAGGAACCGCTTGGAGAGGTCCCAGAGAAGCCCCTTCCTGCCATCACAGTCCCCACCATCCCAAAGGCCAAAGGCTACAAGCTGCTGGAAGAAGAGAAGCCAGTGTCCCACTATTTCCCTCTCACGGAAGTAGGGGTTGAGCCCAGCCCCCTTCCATCAGCCTACAATGAGTTTGAGGAGAAGATTGGAATGGGACCATTGGAAGATCTCTCAAGGGCATTTGATGAGAGGTTGCCATCGTACGCACAA gaaccaGAAGAGCTGCCGCAGGAGGAGCCAGGGgtgaagaaagcagaagaggagGTGGTGAGCGAGGAAGTGGAAGGGCCTTCAGCACCTGCTGAACTCGCCACTGATATGAGACCCCTCAGCAGGCTAAGTAaagccagcagcagggccaggtcAGATGATTTGACTGTATGA
- the GJA8 gene encoding gap junction alpha-8 protein isoform X1, which yields MGDWSFLGNILEQVNEQSTVIGRVWLTVLFIFRILILGTAAELVWGDEQSDFVCNTQQPGCENVCYDEAFPISHIRLWVLQIIFVSTPSLMYFGHAVHHVRMEEKRKEREEAERRQQAEVDEEKLPLTPNQNKGNNPDGTKKFRLEGTLLRTYIFHIIFKTLFEVGFIVGQYFLYGFRILPLYRCGRWPCPNLVDCFVSRPTEKTIFIMFMLVVASVSLFLNLVEISHLILKRIRRALRRPAEEPLGEVPEKPLPAITVPTIPKAKGYKLLEEEKPVSHYFPLTEVGVEPSPLPSAYNEFEEKIGMGPLEDLSRAFDERLPSYAQAKEPEEEKVRAEEEEEPEELPQEEPGVKKAEEEVVSEEVEGPSAPAELATDMRPLSRLSKASSRARSDDLTV from the coding sequence ATGGGTGACTGGAGTTTCTTGGGGAACATTTTAGAGCAGGTGAACGAGCAATCCACTGTCATCGGGAGAGTTTGGCTCACAGTGCTCTTCATTTTCCGCATCCTGATCCTGGGAACGGCTGCTGAGCTTGTGTGGGGAGATGAACAGTCAGACTTTGTGTGCAACACCCAACAACCTGGTTGTGAGAACGTCTGCTATGATGAGGCCTTCCCTATCTCCCACATCCGGCTCTGGGTCCTGCAGATCATTTTTGTGTCCACGCCTTCGCTAATGTACTTTGGGCACGCTGTGCACCACGTCCGCatggaggagaagaggaaagagagggaggaagctGAGCGGCGTCAGCAAGCTGAGGTGGATGAAGAGAAGCTGCCCCTGACTCCGAATCAAAACAAAGGCAACAACCCTGATGGAACCAAGAAGTTTCGCTTGGAAGGTACTCTCCTGAGAACATACATCTTCCACATCATTTTCAAAACCCTCTTTGAGGTGGGGTTCATAGTAGGTCAGTACTTTCTGTATGGCTTCCGGATTCTCCCCCTTTACCGCTGTGGGCGGTGGCCCTGTCCCAATCTTGTGGACTGTTTTGTCTCCAGGCCCACGGAGAAGACCATTTTTATTATGTTCATGCTGGTGGTGGCTTCTGTATCCCTCTTCCTCAACCTGGTGGAGATCAGTCACTTGATCTTGAAAAGAATCCGGAGGGCTCTGAGAAGACCAGCAGAGGAACCGCTTGGAGAGGTCCCAGAGAAGCCCCTTCCTGCCATCACAGTCCCCACCATCCCAAAGGCCAAAGGCTACAAGCTGCTGGAAGAAGAGAAGCCAGTGTCCCACTATTTCCCTCTCACGGAAGTAGGGGTTGAGCCCAGCCCCCTTCCATCAGCCTACAATGAGTTTGAGGAGAAGATTGGAATGGGACCATTGGAAGATCTCTCAAGGGCATTTGATGAGAGGTTGCCATCGTACGCACAAGCGAAGGaaccagaagaggagaaagtacgagcagaggaggaggaggaaccaGAAGAGCTGCCGCAGGAGGAGCCAGGGgtgaagaaagcagaagaggagGTGGTGAGCGAGGAAGTGGAAGGGCCTTCAGCACCTGCTGAACTCGCCACTGATATGAGACCCCTCAGCAGGCTAAGTAaagccagcagcagggccaggtcAGATGATTTGACTGTATGA